The DNA region NNNNNNNNNNNNNNNNNNNNNNNNNNNNNNNNNNNNNNNNNNNNNNNNNNNNNNNNNNNNNNNNNNNNNNNNNNNNNNNNNNNNNNNNNNNNNNNNNNNNNNNNNNNNNNNNNNNNNNNNNNNNNNNNNNNNNNNNNNNNNNNNNNNNNNNNNNNNNNNNNNNNNNNNNNNNNNNNNNNNNNNNNNNNNNNNNNNNNNNNNNNNNNNNNNNNNNNNNNNNNNNNNNNNNNNNNNNNNNNNNNNNNNNNNNNNNNNNNNNNNNNNNNNNNNNNNNNNNNNNNNNNNNNNNNNNNNNNNNNNNNNNNNNNNNNNNNNNNNNNNNNNNNNNNNNNNNNNNNNNNNNNNNNNNNNNNNNNNNNNNNNNNNNNNNNNNNNNNNNNNNNNNNNNNNNNNNNNNNNNNNNNNNNNNNNNNNNNNNNNNNNNNNNNNNNNNNNNNNNNNNNNNNNNNNNNNNNNNNNNNNNNNNNNNNNNNNNNNNNNNNNNNNNNNNNNNNNNNNNNNNNNNNNNNNNNNNNNNNNNNNNNNNNNNNNNNNNNNNNNNNNNNNNNNNNNNNNNNNNNNNNNNNNNNNNNNNNNNNNNNNNNNNNNNNNNNNNNNNNNNNNNNNNNNNNNNNNNNNNNNNNNNNNNNNNNNNNNNNNNNNNNNNNNNNNNNNNNNNNNNNNNNNNNNNNNNNNNNNNNNNNNNNNNNNNNNNNNNNNNNNNNNNNNNNNNNNNNNNNNNNNNNNNNNNNNNNNNNNNNNNNNNNNNNNNNNNNNNNNNNNNNNNNNNNNNNNNNNNNNNNNNNNNNNNNNNNNNNNNNNNNNNNNNNNNNNNNNNNNNNNNNNNNNNNNNNNNNNNNNNNNNNNNNNNNNNNNNNNNNNNNNNNNNNNNNNNNNNNNNNNNNNNNNNNNNNNNNNNNNNNNNNNNNNNNNNNNNNNNNNNNNNNNNNNNNNNNNNNNNNNNNNNNNNNNNNNNNNNNNNNNNNNNNNNNNNNNNNNNNNNNNNNNNNNNNNNNNNNNNNNNNNNNNNNNNNNNNNNNNNNNNNNNNNNNNNNNNNNNNNNNNNNNNNNNNNNNNNNNNNNNNNNNNNNNNNNNNNNNNNNNNNNNNNNNNNNNNNNNNNNNNNNNNNNNNNNNNNNNNNNNNNNNNNNNNNNNNNNNNNNNNNNNNNNNNNNNNNNNNNNNNNNNNNNNNNNNNNNNNNNNNNNNNNNNNNNNNNNNNNNNNNNNNNNNNNNNNNNNNNNNNNNNNNNNNNNNNNNNNNNNNNNNNNNNNNNNNNNNNNNNNNNNNNNNNNNNNNNNNNNNNNNNNNNNNNNNNNNNNNNNNNNNNNNNNNNNNNNNNNNNNNNNNNNNNNNNNNNNNNNNNNNNNNNNNNNNNNNNNNNNNNNNNNNNNNNNNNNNNNNNNNNNNNNNNNNNNNNNNNNNNNNNNNNNNNNNNNNNNNNNNNNNNNNNNNNNNNNNNNNNNNNNNNNNNNNNNNNNNNNNNNNNNNNNNNNNNNNNNNNNNNNNAAACTTCTTGGAGCCGCTCTGGCTAGTTTGTTCAAGGTCCTGGACTCCGCCTTTAACCATCGATCCAAGAGGAACTCCATTTTTATAAGCATTGCACGCTTTCACTATGTCGTGAGACCGGAGAAAGTAATGGCTACGAACAAACTCCTCAAAATGCTGCACATTTCATCACAACAACAGTTTTAAACCCAAATTTcgtgaaaacacacaaaaaaccttatttttgcaaaaaggtttcatctttttctcaGATACAAATGAAGATATAGGGATGAACATAAAAAGCACTGCATTCACCACTATTTTTAAACCcaagtttcagaaaaaaatcGAATCCCTGCATGGAGACAAATTATGGAGAATTTGACTAATCATTTACCGTGGGTGGTTTTCTCATGCTGTAAACCATAGTCCTCAACGACAATATGAATACGTTCTCACTGTAAACTGTAGAATGGGCCTCGCCTGATGGAGTCCCCTTGCTCCGCTCATAGCCAGGTTCATTAAAGTATGGTTTTTGATTCAAGATGAGTGCTTGGATTGAGACAAGAAGCTGTAACATTGTGGACTCCTTTGGAAGCCATTTCTCCCTCGTGCTACCGGACCAGGTACCGAGAAGACTCAAGCATACTTTACCACAATTGTACAGATTCGGGTTTATTCTAAGCCCTCCGGAATGGTAATAAACTTTCTgtcaacaaaaatttaaacttcCAGGGTCATTAAGggtttagaagaaaaaagacagAAACAAATACTTGAGAATGTTCCTGAGTGCATACTGGTGGCACTGAAGGATAGGTATCTGGGAACTGAATATCGAAAAAGAAAAGACCGTCATGGTAAGGAGTTCCCTCCGCTCCAATAATTACAGCTCTCAGAAGATCCATTCTTGATTCACAGGCTCTGACATATATTGCTTCTGTTTGCAAAAGTTGTTAAATGTAAAGAACAAATAGGTAAAAGAAAGTGTTGCAAGCATTGATCTGCATAGTGTATAAACCAACCTGGCAAATCTTTCTCAAGAATCTTCCAATCTTCTTGAACCTTTTTGACCCAATTCTTCGAGTGCTGATAAGATAAAAGAGAGGCGGCGGGTAAAATTTACAGtaattgaaaatgaaagaaagattAAGGAAACAACCCCGGAGATAATAAAATTATCATCACCTGCTTTGAAGTTTTCCCCTTAGAAGCATAGTGATGATCTGAGAAATCATCAACGGtctcaaatcttttaaaatctcgCAGAAAATCTTGCTTAGCTTTCCCAACATTGTTAGAATTCTCAACTGAAGAAGTAAACCCAGCCGCTATAGGCTGAAAAGAACTAGCAGGAGCATCATATCTAAAAGAGTTTGGAGTAGGATTAGGGACCATCACTACACCAGGAGTCTGAGGTTGGACCACAGAAAACGATGCAGAAGGATAGGTAGCCTGATTGTGCTGTGGCAAAAACGAACCAGAAGAATAGATAGTCTGATTGTGTTGAGGTAAAAAGGAACCAGAAGAATAATCCCATGATTGAGGAACAGTAGCAGCTGGCAGATATGAGTTTCCAGTCTCTTTCATGGACTGACTTCTCAAAATGCTTCCACTTGATTTCCCTGTTCCATTACTGCTAGAATGTAAACCCCAAGGTACCATGACCTCTGCACCAGCTGGGACATTCTTAGGATCAAGAACGTCTTGAAACATTGAGTAGTCATCAACATCAATTGGTTGATTAGCTACTTTACCAAAAGGGTTATTATGACCATAATAGTCTTGGAACGTCTTTACGTTAAGCGGCGGATGATGAGATTGAACGTTGTTGTAAGAAACGGAGTCAACTTGTATTGCCTTCCCTTTGTTCTTCGTATCAACaacattgttattattattaaaaataccaCCACCACTGCGGAATTCATAACTTTCCACATCAATCACTTCAGGAAAAGCCTACAACAAGATAAAGCAGCAACCTTTACAATCAACTACGACTGACAAAACAAGTGACAATTATCCAAAACATTCACAAGAAACGACACCAAAGCTTTTGATTTCACATAACCTAAAGCTGATCTCTTTCAAATTTAGAAAAACAGTAAGAACACAATCAATACGAATCATCAAGAACAAAGCCATCAGTTCGATAAACAGTAGAAGCATTAGTAAACGTGGGCAAAGAacgaaccaaaaccctaaatcaaaatacaaaaccctAACACACCAAGATGATCATCACGCATCAACGATAACacgaagagaaacaaaaccctGCACAGAGAAACAGGGCCattgaaaaaaagataaaaaaaaaaaaaatcgaacctttCTGGGTTTACGAGTCCTCGAGCCAGAAGCGATCAGAGGAGGAGGGATCTCCACAACGTCGGGCTCCATTGACGAAATTCCcaaagtttgattctttcttttgtgaaccaaaaaaaaacccaaaacagtgatttttaatagaaaaagatTTATGCGTCGAGATTAtaggagagaaggagagaaagggtTTTATAAAGTACCTCACTTCACAATTCGCGCCAGAGTGTACATATTAACATACACACACACCCAAAGGTCCCAAACACAACAGTGAGATACTCAATCGCTTGGAACActctttttaaacaaacaagCCAAACTCCACAAAACCTTTCTCTTcacaaaatcttaattaaattatctttttaattaagTCAATGAGTAAACCAGAAAAAGGGGTCTCTGCTTTTGATGACGTGGCATAATCGACGGTGCTGATAGGAAGTTAGGAACAATGTTAGGTATTTTACAGCCGTTGGATATGAGGATCGGGTTTATTATGATTAATCCGACGGTtagaaaaagggaagaagatataagaaaatctTGTAGCAAGATTACATTAACTAAAATAATGTATGTAgtaattgattttattaatTCAGTGATAAAGATTAAGGAAAATCTTGTAACAAGATTACCTTACTCTTATATTCGCACATTAAtagaaataaatgttttttttatttatttcagtgATAAAGTTGAGATAAATAATGCAATAGCATGTTGACCagcaaaatatgaaaatatatactatgAAAATTTATCGCTGATAGGAGTTAAAAAATcgattttcttgaattttttcttttgaccaatCAAGCCATTTTATTGCTCTGATTTATTTTGGTGATAAAGTTGGATTATACAATGAATGAAGTgggatatattaaaaaaaatcacaaatatttgagtgtggtgtttttttttgggccaaTGTGACCTTTTTGGGTTGCTCTGTTTATTACATGATGATGACTGTTGTGTAAAttctcaacaacaaaaaaaacaatcaacaatctaTGTTACTTTCGATTACTGAAACTAATCTTTTAATCAAAC from Camelina sativa cultivar DH55 chromosome 3, Cs, whole genome shotgun sequence includes:
- the LOC104778233 gene encoding probable ubiquitin-conjugating enzyme E2 26, translated to MEPDVVEIPPPLIASGSRTRKPRKAFPEVIDVESYEFRSGGGIFNNNNNVVDTKNKGKAIQVDSVSYNNVQSHHPPLNVKTFQDYYGHNNPFGKVANQPIDVDDYSMFQDVLDPKNVPAGAEVMVPWGLHSSSNGTGKSSGSILRSQSMKETGNSYLPAATVPQSWDYSSGSFLPQHNQTIYSSGSFLPQHNQATYPSASFSVVQPQTPGVVMVPNPTPNSFRYDAPASSFQPIAAGFTSSVENSNNVGKAKQDFLRDFKRFETVDDFSDHHYASKGKTSKQHSKNWVKKVQEDWKILEKDLPEAIYVRACESRMDLLRAVIIGAEGTPYHDGLFFFDIQFPDTYPSVPPKVYYHSGGLRINPNLYNCGKVCLSLLGTWSGSTREKWLPKESTMLQLLVSIQALILNQKPYFNEPGYERSKGTPSGEAHSTVYSENVFILSLRTMVYSMRKPPTHFEEFVRSHYFLRSHDIVKACNAYKNGVPLGSMVKGGVQDLEQTSQSGSKKGTPYHDGLFFFDIQFPDTYPSVPPKVYYHSGGLRINPNLYNCGKVCLSLLGTWSGSTREKWLPKESTMLQLLVSIQALILNQKPYFNEPGYERSKGTPSGEAHSTVYSENVFILSLRTMVYSMRKPPTHFEEFVRSHYFLRSHDIVKACNAYKNGVPLGSMVKGGVQDLEQTSQSGSKKFRADVASFMQTVVDEFVKLGVKELAEKPKPPEFNANIRNQSNNTNRKRSRSSSIKDYLANIGRCVFQQ